From the Gallaecimonas mangrovi genome, one window contains:
- a CDS encoding phosphoethanolamine transferase: MFRQSLFWALLAAFIIVVTGNLVLFGKIDALPIPVADRINMAAVVVWLMTGVITLLLLPFTFKPLFKPVVSIIFAVTAVATYFCWAYGIGIDQDMIRNVFETDSAEVGDLISPAMLGVIAAVIVLLVLFWRLPLVYPKGIKGVGFRGFWMVLGLVITISIPWMQYDLMAGTIRNYRYLRHDVAPANWLVSTGKYVASLTRAPLKHQQLGLDATLEPSSKPRLVVMVVGETARAANFGLDGYHRNTTPELAKDDVINFPKLSSCGTSTAISVPCMFSYETQSNFDVEKAKYSDNVLDMLARAGVKVYWRDNNSGCKDVCTRVSYQAVEDLKEPGNCDKECFDKGLYYQLAKDLPAKPEDMLIVLHQKGSHGPAYYKRYPPAFEKFKPVCDSNEPKDCSEQALTNTYDNSILYTDHVLAQVIAFLKNVKGYDTGMLYLSDHGESLGEYGLYLHGAPRWMAPPQQTHIPGVTWLSKGLMAQLDVNDKCMQQRADEPHSQDDIFHSLLGIMGVKTKLYEPKHDWYSPCSGLKVAANTSKS; this comes from the coding sequence ATGTTCCGTCAAAGCCTGTTTTGGGCCTTATTGGCTGCTTTTATTATTGTCGTCACCGGCAACCTGGTGCTGTTTGGCAAAATCGATGCTTTGCCTATTCCGGTTGCCGACCGCATTAACATGGCGGCAGTGGTGGTATGGCTGATGACGGGGGTTATTACCCTGCTGCTGTTGCCCTTTACCTTTAAGCCGCTGTTTAAACCGGTGGTGTCGATTATTTTTGCCGTTACCGCTGTGGCCACCTATTTTTGCTGGGCCTATGGCATTGGTATCGACCAAGACATGATCCGTAACGTGTTTGAAACCGATAGCGCCGAAGTCGGCGACCTTATCAGCCCGGCCATGCTCGGTGTTATCGCTGCCGTTATTGTGTTGCTGGTGTTGTTCTGGCGGTTGCCACTGGTGTATCCCAAGGGCATTAAAGGCGTTGGTTTTCGCGGTTTCTGGATGGTGCTGGGGCTGGTAATTACCATCTCCATCCCCTGGATGCAGTATGACCTGATGGCAGGCACCATTCGTAACTATCGCTACCTGCGCCATGATGTGGCGCCTGCCAACTGGCTGGTAAGCACCGGCAAATATGTGGCAAGCCTGACCCGCGCGCCTTTAAAGCATCAGCAACTGGGCCTTGATGCTACCTTGGAGCCCTCCAGCAAGCCGCGCCTGGTGGTAATGGTGGTGGGTGAAACCGCTCGCGCCGCTAACTTTGGCTTGGACGGTTACCACCGTAACACCACGCCTGAGCTTGCCAAAGACGACGTTATTAATTTTCCCAAGCTCAGTTCGTGTGGCACCTCAACAGCCATTTCGGTGCCTTGTATGTTTTCTTATGAAACCCAGAGCAACTTCGATGTTGAGAAGGCGAAATACAGCGACAACGTCTTAGATATGCTGGCAAGAGCTGGGGTCAAGGTGTATTGGCGAGATAATAATTCGGGGTGTAAGGACGTCTGTACCCGGGTGAGTTATCAGGCGGTGGAAGACCTTAAAGAGCCGGGCAACTGTGACAAAGAATGTTTTGATAAAGGCCTTTATTACCAGTTGGCGAAAGACTTACCGGCCAAGCCAGAAGACATGCTGATTGTCTTGCATCAAAAAGGCAGCCACGGCCCGGCTTACTACAAACGTTATCCGCCGGCGTTCGAGAAATTTAAGCCGGTTTGTGACAGCAACGAGCCCAAAGACTGCTCTGAGCAGGCGTTAACCAACACCTACGATAACTCGATACTTTATACCGACCATGTGTTGGCACAAGTGATTGCCTTTTTGAAAAACGTCAAAGGTTACGACACCGGTATGTTGTATCTGTCTGACCACGGCGAGTCACTGGGAGAATATGGCCTTTATTTGCATGGCGCTCCGCGTTGGATGGCGCCGCCGCAGCAAACCCATATCCCCGGTGTTACCTGGTTATCCAAAGGGTTGATGGCGCAGTTGGATGTAAACGACAAGTGCATGCAGCAGCGCGCTGACGAGCCACATTCACAAGACGATATTTTCCATTCCTTGTTGGGGATCATGGGCGTGAAAACCAAGCTTTATGAGCCTAAGCATGACTGGTACAGCCCTTGCTCTGGTTTGAAAGTGGCTGCGAATACCAGCAAATCCTGA
- a CDS encoding glutathione S-transferase family protein, which translates to MGLLVKGQWQDKWYDTDSSGGEFQREAAKLRNWVTVDGRPGPSGEGGFAAESGRYHLYVSLACPWAHRTLIFRKLKELEAHIPVHVVSYLMLENGWSFDKSTGSTGDGLFDADFMHQIYTRNSPQYSGRVTVPVLWDTQTQQIVSNESAEIIRMFNSAFNELTGNERDFYPEALALEIDDINQAVYDNVNNGVYKAGFATSQDAYESAYDALFASLDALEERLSRQRYLVGTHLTEADWRLFTTLIRFDAVYHGHFKCNRQKLSEFPNLFEYVKELYQYPGISETVDFTHIKGHYYGSHPTINPSGVVPKGPVINWDKPHQRSGV; encoded by the coding sequence ATGGGACTTTTAGTGAAAGGCCAATGGCAAGATAAGTGGTATGACACCGATAGCAGTGGTGGTGAGTTTCAACGTGAGGCCGCCAAGCTGCGTAACTGGGTAACGGTTGATGGCAGGCCTGGCCCCAGCGGCGAAGGTGGTTTTGCTGCCGAAAGTGGCCGTTATCACCTGTATGTGTCTTTGGCTTGCCCTTGGGCACATCGCACCCTGATTTTCAGAAAGCTCAAAGAATTGGAAGCGCATATTCCGGTGCATGTGGTCAGCTATCTGATGCTGGAAAACGGCTGGAGCTTTGACAAAAGTACCGGCTCCACTGGCGACGGCCTTTTTGATGCTGACTTTATGCATCAGATTTATACCCGCAATAGCCCGCAATACAGTGGCCGGGTAACGGTGCCGGTACTGTGGGACACCCAAACCCAGCAGATAGTGTCTAACGAGTCGGCCGAGATCATTCGTATGTTCAATAGTGCCTTTAACGAGCTGACCGGCAATGAGCGCGACTTTTACCCTGAGGCCCTGGCACTGGAAATCGATGACATAAACCAGGCGGTGTATGACAACGTTAACAACGGTGTTTATAAGGCCGGCTTTGCCACCAGCCAAGATGCATACGAAAGTGCTTATGACGCGCTCTTTGCCAGTCTGGATGCGTTAGAAGAGCGCTTGTCGCGGCAGCGGTATTTGGTGGGTACGCATTTAACGGAAGCCGACTGGCGGCTTTTTACCACCCTTATTCGCTTCGATGCGGTTTACCACGGCCATTTTAAGTGCAACCGCCAAAAACTGAGCGAGTTCCCCAACCTCTTTGAATACGTTAAAGAGCTCTACCAATACCCGGGAATAAGCGAAACCGTGGATTTTACTCACATCAAGGGCCATTACTATGGCTCGCATCCAACCATTAACCCCAGCGGTGTGGTGCCCAAAGGCCCGGTTATTAATTGGGATAAACCCCACCAGCGTTCTGGGGTTTAA
- a CDS encoding TrkH family potassium uptake protein: protein MKQWHQAIRPRQWQKQKSLGATPPMVLAGGFLALIIMGALLLLLPWSRHGPLSVADAFFTATSAVTVTGLGVVDTASHFSHFGQGVLLVLIQLGGLGFMTFGVLVLLLLAGKVSFSHQFLVKESLNQTQLTDVMRLVRHLARFVIVAEGLGWLLLSLIWVPEMGWSKGIWHALFYTVSAFNNAGFALSSDSLNRYVDSAPVNLVITALFMTGGIGFAVVSELAQKRRYKGLSLHSRVMLWGTLTLAFGGMALFLLIEWNNPETLGNLSIGGKLWASWFQSVSTRTAGFNTIDMSGMRPASVMLFIMLMFIGAGPGSTASGIKVTTFVVLLAATRAFLLRRPQTKVMNRAIPAVSVFKALAVTLLSTMLIFFAIFVLSITDHDKPFLDLCFEVVSAFGTVGLTRGITPELSETGKVLIMVMMFLGRVGPLTLGFLLATPKVHRVRYAEEPVSIG from the coding sequence ATGAAGCAGTGGCATCAAGCCATTCGCCCGCGCCAATGGCAAAAACAAAAAAGCTTAGGCGCCACCCCGCCCATGGTATTGGCGGGCGGCTTTTTGGCACTGATCATCATGGGTGCCTTGCTGCTGTTGCTGCCCTGGTCGCGGCATGGGCCGCTGTCGGTGGCTGATGCCTTTTTTACCGCTACCTCGGCGGTCACGGTTACGGGCCTTGGGGTAGTGGATACTGCCAGTCACTTTAGCCACTTTGGCCAGGGCGTTTTGCTGGTGCTTATTCAGCTGGGCGGCCTGGGTTTTATGACCTTTGGGGTCCTGGTGCTGTTACTGCTGGCAGGAAAGGTATCCTTTAGCCACCAGTTTTTGGTCAAAGAAAGCCTTAACCAAACCCAGTTGACCGACGTTATGCGCCTGGTGCGTCACCTTGCCCGCTTTGTGATTGTCGCCGAAGGCTTGGGCTGGCTGCTGCTGAGCCTGATTTGGGTGCCAGAAATGGGCTGGTCCAAAGGCATTTGGCATGCCCTTTTTTATACCGTATCTGCCTTTAACAACGCCGGTTTTGCCCTGTCGTCGGACAGCCTTAACCGCTATGTGGACTCGGCTCCCGTTAACTTGGTAATAACGGCGCTGTTTATGACCGGCGGCATTGGCTTTGCGGTGGTATCAGAACTGGCACAAAAGCGCCGCTACAAAGGGCTTAGCCTGCATTCGCGGGTGATGTTATGGGGCACCTTGACCCTGGCCTTTGGTGGTATGGCACTGTTCTTATTGATTGAATGGAACAACCCTGAAACCCTCGGCAACCTCAGCATTGGCGGCAAATTGTGGGCGTCTTGGTTTCAGTCGGTCAGCACCCGCACCGCCGGTTTTAATACCATTGATATGTCGGGCATGCGCCCAGCCTCGGTAATGCTGTTTATCATGCTGATGTTTATCGGTGCCGGGCCCGGCTCTACCGCGTCGGGGATCAAGGTCACCACTTTTGTGGTGCTGCTCGCGGCCACCCGTGCCTTTTTGCTGCGCCGCCCACAGACCAAGGTAATGAACCGCGCCATACCGGCGGTATCGGTATTTAAAGCGCTGGCGGTAACACTGCTTAGCACCATGCTGATTTTCTTTGCGATTTTTGTGCTAAGCATCACCGACCATGACAAGCCGTTCTTGGACTTGTGTTTTGAAGTGGTCTCCGCCTTTGGCACCGTCGGTTTAACCCGTGGCATTACCCCGGAGCTGAGTGAAACCGGCAAAGTGCTGATTATGGTGATGATGTTCCTCGGCCGGGTTGGGCCGCTAACCTTAGGCTTTTTGCTAGCCACACCCAAGGTGCACCGGGTTCGCTACGCCGAAGAGCCGGTGTCTATCGGCTAA
- a CDS encoding potassium channel family protein produces the protein MQRQFAVIGLGQFGQTIALELMRLGHEVLGLDSDQKLVNQMAPQLTQALVVDATDEAALSELGLGECDAVVVAIGENIQSSILCTLHLKSLKVKQVWVKALNPAHHKIVAKLGADRIVHPEYEMGLRVAQSLNYPAVQDYIALGNEAFVVEIETSEALDDKTVADLKLGEYEVALVAHKRGNDLVKNPPDELALAKGDTLVLLGKLPSLQTLSKVL, from the coding sequence ATGCAACGTCAGTTTGCCGTTATCGGCTTGGGCCAGTTTGGCCAAACCATCGCCTTAGAACTCATGCGCCTTGGCCATGAAGTGTTGGGGCTCGACAGTGACCAGAAGCTGGTTAACCAAATGGCTCCGCAGCTCACCCAGGCTTTGGTGGTAGATGCCACCGACGAAGCGGCCCTGTCGGAATTAGGGTTAGGGGAATGCGATGCAGTGGTGGTGGCGATTGGCGAGAATATTCAGTCATCCATTCTTTGCACCCTGCACCTTAAAAGCCTCAAGGTAAAACAGGTGTGGGTGAAGGCGCTAAACCCCGCTCACCATAAAATTGTTGCCAAACTCGGTGCCGACCGCATTGTGCACCCCGAATATGAAATGGGCCTGCGGGTGGCACAAAGCCTGAATTACCCGGCGGTACAAGACTATATTGCCCTTGGCAACGAAGCGTTCGTGGTGGAAATCGAAACCTCCGAAGCCTTAGACGATAAAACCGTGGCCGACCTGAAACTGGGCGAATACGAAGTGGCATTGGTGGCCCATAAACGCGGTAACGATTTGGTAAAAAACCCACCTGACGAATTGGCCCTGGCCAAGGGCGACACCTTGGTGTTGCTCGGCAAATTGCCGTCGCTGCAAACCCTGTCGAAAGTGCTATGA
- a CDS encoding intermembrane phospholipid transport protein YdbH family protein, which produces MTFRWRYLLLALLLVAAMAATALLWVWPKGLVLADLGWFKAGSLRYSPLQCPQLVAKNLRVISLWPLKLSIESLAINSCEASGGGAIPALPSAELYIRELHYQNLPVLSAELNSQPGELNASFRHQASFITLRWQPESGQLQWQGELADYPPTQGQLMLHGQGVFDGELRQLSVSMKTHNLSMAGTVLSFNGQGKLQGKHWQLEASSDDPVSYGAITGRWQLTGQGDLGSKGVLQGSADMDSPLGLLHLSASSDDFNHLYWQLSGNHFGAEGGLSRQQLTITKAKWQQQQTALQLGQPLSLPLAVQGAAPWRVIGRYQQLQLVSQGKLQWQNEKWQLTAKAKISGQLAGVQLQGSVPFSANQKQLTLAPFTLLAKSAYGQGELSSSANQQLAFEKPSLALTLAWQYRQRQLSGQMTLANDSAGVVGGVNLTSTPLLDKGGQVKLLGAYRLTPTPMLLKGSYLSISQGLWQQNLLLASRASLTDNLFFTNGLTGTLALQGQGLVRADFKLPPWQGRLALKGHTGQWQLSVPGWQSALQGSARLKGSVLTGDVNGKLKLNPAISQALPVQFNRGEVGLGGHWQWPEPKALGQLTFSGLGGLWGASQFSGGYGQLNWQYQHALALQGAISLGSLDIGTPVTALSSDLAYQDGQWRFSEAKAHLLAGTITAPKLDFPGQAPQAIHVEGIALSALAALQAKPVVALSGVVAGTLPVVLGRDGIAVTGGELQNQGPVTIKVLKTAAVENLENSNSAVKVAMDTLGNLAVSSLKAGFDMNKNADATLDILIKGHNPQQSVPVNLHYRHQENLRRLLRSLRIGQEVADKVQSRINSQGDKP; this is translated from the coding sequence ATGACATTCAGGTGGCGCTACTTGTTACTGGCGCTGTTGCTGGTCGCGGCAATGGCGGCAACAGCATTACTTTGGGTGTGGCCTAAAGGCTTGGTACTGGCTGATCTTGGCTGGTTTAAGGCCGGTAGCCTGCGTTACAGCCCGCTGCAATGCCCGCAGCTTGTGGCCAAGAACCTAAGGGTAATAAGCCTTTGGCCCCTTAAGCTCAGTATCGAGAGTCTTGCTATCAACTCTTGTGAAGCAAGCGGCGGCGGGGCAATACCGGCGCTACCGAGCGCTGAGCTTTATATCCGTGAGCTGCATTATCAAAATCTGCCGGTACTGAGCGCCGAGCTTAACAGTCAGCCGGGCGAGCTTAATGCCAGCTTCCGTCACCAGGCTTCCTTTATCACTCTGCGCTGGCAGCCAGAAAGTGGCCAACTGCAATGGCAGGGCGAGCTTGCCGATTATCCGCCAACCCAAGGCCAGCTGATGCTGCATGGCCAAGGGGTTTTTGATGGCGAGCTTCGCCAACTTAGCGTGTCGATGAAAACCCATAACCTCAGCATGGCTGGCACCGTGCTGAGCTTTAATGGCCAAGGGAAGTTGCAAGGCAAACACTGGCAGCTAGAGGCCAGTAGCGACGACCCGGTATCTTACGGCGCTATCACCGGCCGCTGGCAGCTAACCGGGCAAGGAGACTTGGGCAGCAAAGGGGTCTTGCAAGGCAGCGCTGACATGGACTCGCCGCTGGGGCTTTTGCATCTTAGTGCCAGCAGCGACGATTTTAACCATCTCTACTGGCAGCTTAGCGGTAACCATTTTGGCGCTGAAGGTGGGCTTAGCCGCCAGCAACTCACCATCACCAAAGCCAAGTGGCAACAGCAGCAAACGGCGCTGCAACTAGGCCAACCGCTGTCGTTGCCGTTAGCCGTCCAAGGTGCGGCGCCCTGGCGGGTCATCGGGCGCTATCAGCAGTTGCAGCTTGTTAGCCAGGGCAAGCTGCAATGGCAGAACGAAAAGTGGCAGTTAACTGCTAAGGCCAAGATCAGTGGGCAGCTGGCAGGCGTTCAGCTGCAAGGTAGCGTGCCTTTTTCGGCTAATCAAAAGCAGCTTACTTTGGCGCCTTTCACGCTGCTGGCAAAAAGCGCTTATGGCCAGGGTGAGCTGTCAAGCAGCGCCAACCAGCAGCTTGCTTTTGAAAAACCGTCGTTAGCGTTAACGCTGGCCTGGCAATACCGGCAGCGCCAGTTGTCCGGGCAAATGACCTTGGCTAATGACAGCGCCGGTGTTGTTGGTGGGGTAAACCTGACAAGCACGCCGCTATTGGACAAAGGCGGGCAAGTAAAGCTGCTGGGTGCTTATCGGTTAACGCCCACCCCCATGCTGCTAAAGGGCTCTTATCTGAGCATTAGTCAGGGGCTTTGGCAGCAAAACCTGCTGCTGGCTAGCCGCGCCAGCCTCACAGACAACCTGTTTTTTACAAACGGCCTCACCGGCACCTTGGCACTACAGGGGCAGGGGCTGGTGCGGGCTGATTTCAAGCTGCCGCCCTGGCAAGGGCGCTTGGCGCTCAAGGGACACACTGGCCAGTGGCAGCTGTCAGTGCCTGGCTGGCAAAGTGCGTTGCAAGGCAGCGCCCGGCTAAAGGGCAGCGTTTTAACCGGTGATGTAAACGGCAAGCTAAAGCTTAACCCGGCTATTAGCCAGGCTTTGCCGGTGCAGTTTAATCGTGGCGAGGTGGGCCTTGGCGGCCATTGGCAATGGCCAGAGCCTAAGGCTTTGGGCCAGCTTACCTTTTCAGGGCTTGGCGGCCTTTGGGGCGCCAGTCAATTTAGCGGCGGCTATGGCCAGTTAAATTGGCAATATCAGCATGCCTTGGCACTGCAAGGTGCCATCTCCCTTGGCAGCCTTGATATCGGGACACCGGTCACGGCGCTTTCCAGCGACCTGGCGTATCAGGATGGACAGTGGCGCTTTAGTGAGGCAAAGGCCCACTTACTGGCGGGCACCATCACGGCACCAAAGCTCGATTTTCCCGGCCAGGCACCGCAAGCCATTCACGTTGAAGGTATAGCGCTGTCTGCACTGGCGGCGCTGCAAGCCAAACCGGTTGTTGCCTTGAGTGGCGTGGTGGCCGGCACGCTGCCGGTGGTTTTAGGCCGTGACGGCATTGCTGTTACCGGCGGCGAGCTTCAAAACCAGGGGCCGGTGACCATCAAGGTGCTGAAAACCGCCGCCGTTGAGAATTTAGAAAACAGTAACAGTGCGGTGAAAGTCGCAATGGACACCTTGGGTAACTTGGCGGTGTCATCCCTTAAGGCCGGTTTTGACATGAACAAAAACGCCGATGCCACCTTGGATATTTTAATCAAGGGCCATAATCCACAACAGTCGGTGCCGGTTAATTTGCATTATCGGCACCAGGAAAATCTGCGCCGTTTACTGCGCAGCCTGCGTATCGGCCAGGAAGTGGCTGACAAGGTGCAATCAAGAATCAACAGCCAGGGAGATAAACCATGA
- a CDS encoding YnbE family lipoprotein, which yields MKLVLAGVAVLGLSACSPRVALEAPKEPITINLNVKIEHEIRVKVDKDLDALFQDQSELFGGSSQ from the coding sequence ATGAAGCTTGTGCTGGCGGGGGTAGCGGTGCTGGGGTTATCGGCGTGTTCGCCGCGGGTGGCATTAGAGGCGCCTAAAGAGCCGATAACCATCAACTTGAATGTCAAAATCGAGCATGAGATCAGGGTCAAAGTCGATAAAGACTTGGATGCCTTGTTTCAGGACCAAAGTGAGCTATTTGGAGGATCCTCCCAATGA
- a CDS encoding YdbL family probable chaperone protein — MKKRLWIMAAALMLPLAAWAMSLDEAKSQGLLGEQPNGFLGVVKATPEAVALAQDINQKRREAYLKIAQKNGISLEQVAALAGQKAIERTPKGQYVKTPEGQWLQK, encoded by the coding sequence ATGAAAAAACGTCTGTGGATAATGGCAGCGGCCTTAATGCTGCCGCTCGCGGCCTGGGCAATGAGCCTGGACGAGGCCAAAAGCCAGGGGCTGTTGGGGGAGCAGCCCAATGGCTTTTTGGGGGTAGTGAAAGCGACGCCAGAAGCGGTGGCGTTGGCGCAAGACATTAACCAAAAGCGCCGCGAAGCCTACCTAAAAATTGCCCAGAAAAACGGCATCAGCCTCGAGCAAGTGGCGGCCCTTGCCGGGCAAAAGGCGATAGAGCGTACCCCTAAGGGCCAGTATGTGAAGACGCCTGAAGGTCAGTGGCTGCAGAAGTAG
- a CDS encoding diguanylate cyclase domain-containing protein produces the protein MRIKPWQLWLAGSLIFVAILALAEYVVHLQWLHSKEAQRSKQLAELAVLRSSLEANINACLYLGNGLVSFIHARPTASPSELKALMADVYKHAHYLKHVAIAPDLVVRYIYPLTDENRSVMGFNYRQNAQQWPAVKAAIDSKKTVIDAPVRLIQGGSAIISRTPVWLDDKRLWGVVAMVLDLRAILDNAGFYRLQNEFTLRLINPQKADGLIAGPSDMSPPELQLPVRVLAENWRLEANPKQVLQPSLLSHLLAMFAAIAVTVLALLLLREHDKAQFLANHDTLTALPNRRYFMQQLAQAMAQWQQRRRPFTLFFLDVNDFKGINDRYGHQMGDAVLAETALRLRQCARGHDLVARIGGDEFVLLLTDLSGPKDIEEASRRFSEAVQAPMTLLGHTLTVQVALGRARPSSHGDSAEDLIRQADVAMYRHKTQATSAATDLQASSHTGP, from the coding sequence ATGCGCATAAAACCCTGGCAGCTTTGGCTTGCTGGCAGTCTTATCTTTGTGGCCATTTTAGCCCTGGCCGAATATGTGGTTCACCTGCAGTGGTTGCACAGCAAAGAAGCTCAGCGCAGCAAGCAGCTGGCAGAGCTAGCAGTCCTTCGCTCCAGTCTGGAAGCCAATATCAATGCTTGCCTGTATTTGGGCAATGGCCTGGTGTCTTTTATTCACGCCAGGCCTACGGCAAGCCCTAGCGAGTTAAAGGCATTAATGGCCGATGTTTATAAGCACGCTCATTACCTCAAGCACGTGGCCATCGCCCCCGATTTAGTGGTGCGCTACATCTACCCTCTGACCGATGAAAACCGCAGTGTAATGGGCTTTAATTACCGGCAAAATGCCCAGCAGTGGCCGGCAGTAAAAGCCGCCATCGACTCGAAAAAAACCGTGATTGATGCCCCGGTTAGGCTGATCCAGGGCGGCAGCGCCATTATTTCCCGCACGCCGGTTTGGCTAGATGACAAAAGGTTATGGGGCGTTGTTGCCATGGTGCTGGACCTTCGCGCCATCCTTGATAACGCCGGCTTTTACCGGCTGCAAAACGAATTTACCCTCAGGCTGATAAACCCCCAAAAGGCTGACGGGCTCATCGCCGGGCCCAGCGATATGTCGCCGCCAGAGCTGCAATTGCCGGTCAGGGTATTGGCAGAAAATTGGCGCCTTGAGGCAAACCCCAAGCAGGTACTGCAACCTTCGCTACTAAGCCATTTGCTGGCCATGTTTGCCGCCATTGCCGTCACGGTGCTGGCATTGCTGTTGCTGCGCGAGCACGACAAGGCACAGTTTCTGGCTAATCATGACACCCTCACCGCCCTGCCCAATCGCCGCTATTTTATGCAGCAATTGGCGCAAGCCATGGCGCAGTGGCAGCAGCGGCGCCGCCCTTTCACGTTATTCTTTCTTGATGTTAATGATTTTAAAGGCATTAATGACCGCTACGGCCACCAAATGGGGGATGCAGTACTGGCCGAAACCGCGCTTCGGCTGCGCCAGTGCGCACGCGGCCACGACTTAGTCGCCCGCATTGGCGGCGACGAATTTGTTCTATTACTGACCGATTTAAGTGGCCCTAAGGATATTGAGGAAGCCAGCCGGCGTTTTAGTGAAGCGGTGCAAGCACCAATGACGCTATTGGGCCACACCTTAACAGTACAGGTGGCTTTAGGGCGCGCTCGCCCCAGCAGCCATGGCGACAGCGCCGAAGACCTTATTCGTCAGGCCGATGTCGCCATGTACCGGCATAAAACCCAGGCTACTTCTGCAGCCACTGACCTTCAGGCGTCTTCACATACTGGCCCTTAG
- a CDS encoding FadR/GntR family transcriptional regulator codes for MASPAKNRPQSIHSWVAQELGSRIVSGFYAPGDYIPNETSIGEEMGVSRTALREAFKMLSAKGLIESRPKLGTRVRLRKNWNMFDPDVLRWCFDNNPEPKFYLSLYEMREIFEPSAAALAAMHRTEEQVQALAEAYAEMEIAEHGTDAVYTSDLNFHIALLDATNNEFMASLGMTIERALESSFRLSSATANEFVTSLPGHKAVLDAIKEGDPARAKFEMQAILTNSKKALEKTLEDMTAKQAVNE; via the coding sequence ATGGCAAGTCCTGCTAAGAATAGACCGCAAAGTATTCACTCCTGGGTGGCTCAGGAATTGGGTTCCCGAATTGTCAGTGGATTCTATGCACCTGGCGATTATATTCCGAACGAAACCAGCATTGGCGAAGAAATGGGCGTTTCCCGCACTGCATTAAGGGAAGCCTTTAAAATGTTGAGTGCCAAAGGCTTGATTGAATCACGCCCGAAATTAGGCACCCGGGTGCGCTTGCGTAAAAACTGGAATATGTTTGACCCTGACGTGCTGCGTTGGTGTTTTGACAATAATCCAGAACCGAAATTTTATTTGTCGCTTTATGAAATGCGGGAGATCTTTGAGCCGAGCGCGGCAGCGCTGGCCGCCATGCATCGCACCGAAGAGCAAGTACAGGCCTTGGCTGAAGCCTATGCCGAAATGGAAATTGCCGAGCACGGCACCGATGCCGTTTATACCAGCGATTTGAATTTCCACATTGCGCTTTTAGATGCCACCAATAATGAATTTATGGCGTCGTTAGGTATGACTATCGAGCGGGCTTTGGAAAGTTCTTTTCGGTTATCCAGTGCGACCGCCAATGAATTTGTGACCTCATTGCCGGGCCATAAAGCGGTGCTGGATGCAATAAAAGAGGGCGACCCGGCAAGGGCGAAATTCGAAATGCAAGCGATTCTCACTAATTCGAAAAAGGCCCTTGAAAAAACCTTAGAAGATATGACTGCCAAGCAAGCGGTTAACGAATAA